In bacterium, a single window of DNA contains:
- a CDS encoding chemotaxis protein CheB, protein MKKNKKVHEDQKPEVKSNETSPEVSSDEQDVNPLVRYSDFPVVGIGASAGGLEALEQFLRNVPDNSGMAYVVVQHLDPTHKGIMPELLQRATTMTVVQVMEHQAVEKNCVYVIPPNKDMTILHGVLHLMEPIAPRGLRLPIDSFMRSLALDMQEAAVGVILSGMGSDGTLGLRAIKENAGLALVQDPASAKFDGMPRSAIDAGLADIIAKAEDLPDKIITYIRYFPPATTPTLAATDKANSGLEKVISILRSHTGHDFFQYKKSTLYRRIERRMGIHQIDKISSYARYLQEYPQETELLFNELLIGVTSFFRDPEEWDRLRDLAFPALMADVNQNRELRAWVIGCSTGEEAYSLAIVFKEAMEKFHPKGRFTLQIFATDLDRDAIDRARQGVYPTNIAADMSPERLNRFFTEESGIYRVNKEIREMVIFAPQNVIKDPPFTKIDIVTCRNLLIYMEVELQSVVLRLIHYSLNSEGVMLLGSAESTGAFTELFRSMDAKSKLFQRLEPDMLLEPITFPRIFSPKLAVKSANDDGANSKNSMQFLADQLLLQSYSPAAVLVNSKGDIIYISGRTGKYLEPASGKVNWNIFAMAREGLRYELFNAFQKALRIKERLIIRNLTIGSNGGTQTIDLTIQSIDEPEALRGKVMIVFTDVATVSGMVASEDVKKTSRSHPRLAMAESEVKHVTEELQGLREEMQTSQEELRSSNEELQSSNEELQSTNEELTTSREEMQSLNEELQTVNYELQDKVIDLSRTSDDMKNLLNSTDIATLFLDCGLNVRRFTAEATKIFRLIIGDTGRPITDFASDLVYQDLSVDALEVLRTLMYKEKQVVTRDGRWYVVRIMPYRTLDNKIDGVVITLLDITVAKTLEAELRKTALRINTFLEYSSDAYFLLDNNLNVISLNQVAEQRLMRKGGVVIGSYFFDVFPEAKGSILEDKYRQALKEKIELSFETNFTLEPFMGHYNVNVCPDEEGLAIFFKVNTESKNN, encoded by the coding sequence ATGAAAAAGAATAAGAAAGTCCATGAAGATCAGAAACCTGAAGTTAAATCCAACGAAACTTCACCCGAAGTATCGTCGGATGAGCAAGATGTTAACCCGCTTGTCAGGTATTCGGATTTTCCTGTCGTTGGTATAGGCGCTTCTGCAGGAGGACTGGAGGCGCTGGAGCAGTTTTTGAGAAATGTCCCGGATAATAGCGGGATGGCGTATGTCGTTGTGCAGCATCTGGATCCGACCCATAAAGGCATCATGCCGGAACTTTTACAGCGTGCCACGACGATGACAGTTGTGCAGGTTATGGAACATCAGGCGGTCGAGAAAAACTGCGTCTATGTGATCCCTCCCAATAAGGACATGACCATCTTGCACGGTGTATTGCACCTGATGGAGCCGATCGCGCCACGCGGGCTGCGCCTGCCGATTGACTCCTTTATGCGCTCACTTGCATTGGACATGCAGGAAGCTGCTGTTGGAGTTATTCTGTCCGGAATGGGTTCGGATGGCACTTTGGGCCTTAGAGCGATCAAGGAAAATGCCGGACTGGCGTTGGTGCAAGACCCAGCCTCAGCCAAATTTGACGGAATGCCCCGCAGCGCCATAGATGCCGGCCTTGCAGACATCATAGCTAAGGCAGAAGATCTTCCAGACAAGATAATCACGTACATTCGATATTTTCCTCCTGCTACAACGCCAACGTTAGCCGCTACAGATAAGGCCAATAGCGGGCTGGAGAAGGTCATTAGCATCCTTCGTTCTCATACGGGTCACGACTTCTTCCAATACAAGAAAAGCACCTTATATCGTCGGATCGAGCGGCGCATGGGTATCCATCAAATTGACAAGATCAGTAGTTACGCTCGTTATTTGCAGGAGTATCCCCAAGAGACTGAGTTGCTCTTCAATGAACTTTTAATCGGCGTTACAAGCTTTTTCCGCGACCCGGAGGAATGGGATCGGTTGAGAGATTTGGCTTTCCCTGCGCTTATGGCCGATGTGAATCAAAACCGAGAGTTACGTGCATGGGTTATTGGCTGTTCAACGGGCGAGGAGGCTTATTCTCTGGCCATTGTGTTCAAGGAGGCGATGGAGAAATTTCATCCGAAAGGAAGATTCACTCTCCAGATATTCGCAACCGATCTTGACCGTGACGCCATTGACCGTGCTCGGCAAGGTGTATACCCGACAAACATTGCAGCCGATATGTCGCCTGAGCGCCTGAACCGGTTTTTTACTGAAGAGAGTGGCATATACCGTGTCAATAAAGAGATTCGAGAGATGGTGATCTTTGCTCCTCAAAATGTTATCAAAGACCCGCCTTTTACTAAGATAGACATAGTTACTTGTCGTAATTTGCTGATCTACATGGAAGTGGAATTGCAGAGCGTTGTCTTGAGGCTAATACATTACAGCTTGAACTCCGAGGGTGTTATGCTCTTGGGCAGTGCGGAGTCTACCGGTGCGTTCACTGAATTGTTCCGATCAATGGATGCTAAATCGAAGCTCTTCCAGCGGCTAGAGCCTGATATGCTTTTAGAACCTATAACCTTTCCACGCATATTTTCCCCGAAATTAGCGGTGAAGTCGGCTAATGACGATGGTGCAAACTCAAAGAACAGCATGCAGTTTCTGGCAGACCAACTACTTTTGCAATCATATTCACCGGCTGCTGTATTGGTCAATAGCAAGGGCGACATAATTTATATCAGCGGGCGGACGGGAAAGTATCTGGAACCCGCCTCCGGAAAGGTCAACTGGAACATCTTTGCGATGGCCCGCGAAGGATTGCGCTACGAACTGTTTAACGCATTTCAGAAGGCTCTGAGAATTAAAGAACGGCTAATTATCAGGAACCTGACTATTGGGTCTAACGGCGGTACACAGACGATAGACCTGACAATCCAATCCATTGATGAGCCTGAAGCGTTGCGTGGGAAGGTAATGATTGTCTTTACAGACGTTGCAACAGTTTCTGGAATGGTAGCGAGTGAAGACGTCAAGAAAACTTCTCGTAGTCATCCACGCCTTGCAATGGCGGAGTCGGAAGTTAAGCATGTTACTGAAGAACTGCAGGGACTTCGGGAAGAAATGCAAACTTCGCAGGAGGAGTTGAGATCCTCAAATGAGGAGCTGCAATCTTCCAATGAAGAACTTCAGTCTACCAATGAGGAGCTGACCACTTCCAGGGAGGAAATGCAGTCTTTGAACGAAGAGCTTCAGACCGTGAACTACGAATTGCAGGATAAAGTAATCGATCTCTCTCGTACAAGTGACGACATGAAGAACCTGCTCAATAGCACGGACATTGCCACTCTCTTCCTCGACTGTGGACTTAATGTGCGGCGTTTCACTGCCGAAGCAACTAAGATTTTCAGACTCATCATTGGTGATACGGGGCGGCCCATCACCGACTTTGCTTCCGATCTGGTTTACCAAGATCTTTCAGTAGATGCGCTGGAAGTATTGCGAACGTTGATGTACAAGGAGAAACAAGTTGTCACGCGTGATGGGAGATGGTATGTTGTGCGTATAATGCCGTATCGAACATTGGATAACAAGATTGACGGTGTCGTGATTACACTGTTGGACATCACCGTTGCCAAGACGTTAGAAGCAGAATTGCGAAAAACGGCATTACGAATCAACACTTTCCTAGAATACAGCAGTGATGCGTATTTCTTATTGGACAACAATTTGAACGTGATCAGTTTAAACCAAGTAGCAGAACAACGCTTGATGCGTAAGGGCGGAGTTGTGATAGGGAGCTATTTCTTTGACGTATTCCCTGAAGCTAAGGGGTCTATTTTAGAAGATAAGTATCGTCAGGCGCTGAAAGAGAAGATAGAATTGTCTTTCGAGACGAATTTTACCCTCGAACCATTCATGGGCCATTACAATGTGAATGTCTGTCCTGATGAGGAAGGTCTTGC